The DNA region AAGGAAGAACGACTGTCCTCGGCCAACATTCTAGGCCTGCCGTCTCGCATTTGACCCACCGGAAATCGCGACCCACGACGACGCGCTGGCGGTGGCAGGATGGGCGCCATGGACGTGACCTCGCTGCAGGCCTACTGCCTCGCCAAGCCCGGCGCCTGGCCCGACAACCCGTGGGATCACGAGCATCCGGTGATCAAGGTCGGGCTGGGTGAGCGCGGCAAGATCTTCGCGTTCCTCGGGGCCTCGAAGGTCGGGCTCAAGTGCGGTCCGTCGCGCGAGGTCGCCGACGAGTGGCTGC from Nocardioides luteus includes:
- a CDS encoding MmcQ/YjbR family DNA-binding protein; amino-acid sequence: MDVTSLQAYCLAKPGAWPDNPWDHEHPVIKVGLGERGKIFAFLGASKVGLKCGPSREVADEWLLRYPGDVTVTGYIGRSGWNDLSWGGEIPDEEILEAVDESYAAVVSKLPKSLRPEGWDT